A single Brevundimonas sp. SL130 DNA region contains:
- a CDS encoding IS630 family transposase (programmed frameshift), producing MTAPYSMDLRERALARKAEGETHREIAAALRISPSCVSKWTKRVGETGSVAPGQVGGHKPRTLSGDCAEWLRTRIASGPFTLRGLTAELAARGIKTGPRAVWVFVHAEGLSFKKTLLPEEQARPDVARRRARWKAHQGRIDPSRLVFLDETWVKTNMAPLRGWGPRGRRLKGHSPFGHWKTLTFIAALRHDRIDAPWVIDGPINGAIFLVYIEKILAPTLSPGDVVVLDNLGSHKGKAARAAVRAKGAHMIFLPPYSPDLNPIEQVFAKLKHLMRNAQPRTFEATWRKAGEIINLFSPAECANYLVNSGYGSV from the exons ATGACGGCTCCTTATTCGATGGATCTTCGTGAGCGAGCGTTGGCGCGTAAGGCGGAGGGCGAGACACACCGGGAGATCGCGGCGGCGCTTCGGATCAGTCCGTCTTGCGTGTCCAAGTGGACGAAGCGAGTTGGAGAGACAGGTTCGGTGGCGCCGGGCCAGGTCGGCGGCCACAAGCCTCGCACGCTATCAGGAGACTGCGCCGAATGGCTGCGCACCCGCATCGCCTCAGGGCCGTTCACGCTCAGAGGGCTGACGGCCGAACTTGCCGCGCGCGGGATCAAGACCGGCCCTCGAGCGGTGTGGGTGTTCGTGCACGCTGAAGGACTGAGCTTC AAAAAAACACTGCTGCCTGAGGAGCAGGCCCGGCCTGACGTCGCGCGCCGCCGCGCACGCTGGAAGGCGCATCAGGGGCGGATCGACCCGTCGCGACTGGTGTTCCTGGATGAGACCTGGGTCAAGACCAACATGGCGCCCTTGCGCGGCTGGGGGCCGAGGGGGCGACGCTTGAAGGGCCACTCGCCCTTCGGTCACTGGAAAACCCTGACCTTCATCGCCGCCCTGCGCCATGACCGGATCGACGCGCCCTGGGTTATCGATGGTCCGATCAACGGCGCGATCTTCCTCGTCTACATCGAGAAAATACTGGCGCCGACCTTGTCGCCTGGCGACGTCGTCGTCCTCGACAACCTCGGCAGTCACAAGGGCAAGGCCGCCCGCGCCGCTGTCAGGGCCAAAGGCGCACACATGATCTTCCTGCCCCCTTACTCCCCCGACCTGAACCCCATCGAACAGGTCTTCGCCAAGCTCAAACACCTCATGCGCAACGCCCAGCCCAGAACCTTTGAAGCCACATGGCGAAAGGCCGGAGAGATCATCAATCTCTTCAGCCCCGCCGAATGTGCGAACTACCTCGTCAACTCAGGATACGGTTCCGTGTGA
- a CDS encoding TetR/AcrR family transcriptional regulator: MASVAKVREARAGARRQALIDAARALFSKQGFHQTGMAELAAASGVKMGQIYRDFGSKDDIIAAICEEDISLLLSDVRLFDDSRAGSPEALRTWIDDYVDHQPRVDQCRMMTEIAAEAGRNPRVAQILVDLESRLLTSLDSTLNAVTNGRIDPIVRLRIVKIMFALNLGLMIQKAAQPGHDSTGILRPAMDLIFGELERLMRHE, from the coding sequence ATGGCTTCAGTGGCTAAGGTGAGAGAAGCGCGAGCAGGTGCGCGGCGTCAGGCGCTGATCGACGCCGCACGCGCCCTGTTCTCGAAACAAGGATTCCATCAAACCGGCATGGCGGAGCTGGCTGCAGCGTCCGGCGTCAAGATGGGACAGATCTATCGGGACTTCGGCAGCAAGGACGACATCATCGCGGCCATATGCGAAGAGGACATCTCCCTATTGCTGTCCGATGTCAGACTCTTCGACGACTCCAGGGCCGGCAGTCCTGAGGCCCTGCGGACTTGGATCGACGACTATGTCGATCATCAGCCCCGGGTGGACCAGTGTCGGATGATGACCGAGATTGCAGCCGAGGCCGGACGAAATCCGCGCGTGGCCCAGATCCTGGTCGACTTGGAATCCCGGCTCCTGACGAGCCTCGACTCCACCTTGAACGCCGTAACCAACGGGCGGATCGATCCCATCGTGCGCCTACGTATCGTGAAAATCATGTTCGCCCTGAACTTGGGCTTGATGATCCAAAAGGCGGCGCAGCCCGGCCATGACTCCACCGGCATCCTTCGCCCCGCGATGGACCTGATCTTCGGCGAGCTTGAACGTCTCATGCGCCATGAATAG
- a CDS encoding IS630 family transposase (programmed frameshift): protein MTAPYSMDLRERALARKAEGETHREIAAALRISPSCVSKWTKRVGETGSVAPGQVGGHKPRTLSGDCAEWLRTRIASGPFTLRGLTAELAARGIKTGPRAVWVFVHAEGLSFKKTLLPEEQARPDVARRRARWKAHQGRIDPSRLVFLDETWVKTNMAPLRGWGPRGRRLKGHSPFGHWKTLTFIAALRHDRIDAPWVIDGPINGAIFLVYIEKILAPTLSPGDVVVLDNLGSHKGKAARAAVRAKGAHMIFLPPYSPDLNPIEQVFAKLKHLMRNAQPRTIEATWRKAEEIINLFSPAECANYLVNSGYGSV, encoded by the exons ATGACGGCTCCTTATTCGATGGATCTTCGTGAGCGAGCGTTGGCGCGTAAGGCGGAGGGCGAGACACACCGGGAGATCGCGGCGGCGCTTCGGATCAGTCCGTCTTGCGTGTCCAAGTGGACGAAGCGAGTTGGAGAGACAGGTTCGGTGGCGCCGGGCCAGGTCGGCGGCCACAAGCCTCGCACGCTATCAGGAGACTGCGCCGAATGGCTGCGCACCCGCATCGCCTCAGGGCCGTTCACGCTCAGAGGACTGACGGCCGAACTTGCCGCGCGCGGGATCAAGACCGGCCCGCGAGCGGTGTGGGTGTTCGTGCACGCTGAAGGACTGAGCTTC AAAAAAACACTGCTGCCTGAGGAGCAGGCCCGGCCTGACGTCGCGCGCCGCCGCGCACGCTGGAAGGCGCATCAGGGGCGGATCGACCCGTCGCGACTGGTGTTCCTGGATGAGACCTGGGTCAAGACCAACATGGCGCCCTTGCGCGGCTGGGGGCCGAGGGGGCGACGCTTGAAGGGCCACTCGCCCTTCGGTCACTGGAAAACCCTGACCTTCATCGCCGCCCTGCGCCATGACCGGATCGACGCGCCCTGGGTTATCGATGGTCCGATCAACGGCGCGATCTTCCTCGTCTACATCGAGAAAATACTGGCGCCGACCCTGTCGCCTGGCGACGTCGTCGTCCTCGACAACCTCGGCAGTCACAAGGGCAAGGCCGCCCGCGCCGCTGTCAGGGCCAAAGGCGCACACATGATCTTCCTGCCCCCTTACTCCCCCGACCTGAACCCCATCGAACAGGTCTTCGCCAAGCTCAAACACCTCATGCGCAACGCCCAGCCCAGAACCATTGAAGCCACCTGGCGAAAGGCCGAAGAGATCATCAACCTCTTCAGCCCCGCCGAATGTGCGAACTACCTCGTCAACTCAGGATATGGTTCCGTGTGA
- a CDS encoding efflux RND transporter periplasmic adaptor subunit produces the protein MSVVTIKTSAVTLSTELPGRISAAETSDVRPQVNGIVTARLFEEGDFVRVGQALYRIDAAPYEAQVASAQASLAKARAAVASTAGLARRYQELAKINGISQQELEDAVTSAQQAEADVQAQAAALRTAQIDLARTTVRAPISGRIGRSSFTVGALVTASQSSPLATIQRIDRVYVDIPQSSSDLLRLRQQIASGALTRDANGARVKLMLEDGSTYAQDGTLQFADVTVDADTGSQNIRAIFNNPDGLLLPGMFARAVLVQGSASNAILAPQRAVSRDAKGGASVMVVGADGKLQPRPITTSQTVGQDWLVTSGLQPGDRVVVEGAQNLMPGTPVKASPYQPGGAATSAKPQSPAQAH, from the coding sequence GTGTCGGTCGTTACGATCAAGACCAGCGCCGTCACCCTGTCGACGGAACTGCCGGGCCGCATCAGCGCGGCTGAGACCTCTGACGTTCGGCCGCAAGTGAATGGCATCGTCACGGCCCGCCTGTTTGAGGAGGGCGACTTTGTCCGGGTGGGCCAAGCCCTGTATCGTATCGACGCCGCGCCTTATGAGGCCCAGGTGGCGAGCGCCCAGGCGAGCCTGGCGAAGGCGCGGGCGGCCGTGGCCTCGACTGCGGGTCTGGCGCGCCGTTATCAGGAACTGGCCAAGATCAACGGCATCTCGCAGCAAGAGCTTGAGGACGCTGTGACCAGCGCTCAGCAGGCGGAGGCGGATGTTCAGGCCCAGGCGGCTGCGCTTCGCACGGCTCAGATCGATCTGGCGCGGACGACGGTGCGAGCGCCCATATCGGGCCGCATCGGACGGTCCAGCTTCACGGTCGGCGCCCTCGTCACCGCCTCTCAGTCATCTCCGCTCGCCACGATCCAGCGGATCGACCGCGTCTATGTCGATATTCCCCAATCCAGCAGCGATCTGCTGAGATTGCGCCAACAGATCGCGTCCGGCGCACTGACCCGAGACGCCAATGGCGCCCGGGTCAAGCTGATGCTGGAAGACGGCTCGACCTATGCGCAGGACGGGACGCTTCAGTTTGCGGATGTCACAGTGGACGCCGACACCGGCAGCCAGAACATTCGCGCCATCTTCAACAACCCGGACGGCCTGCTGCTTCCCGGCATGTTCGCCCGCGCTGTCCTGGTGCAAGGGTCTGCCTCCAACGCCATTCTCGCCCCGCAACGGGCTGTGAGCCGTGACGCCAAAGGCGGCGCTTCGGTCATGGTGGTCGGCGCTGACGGCAAGCTGCAACCCCGCCCCATCACGACGAGCCAAACCGTCGGGCAGGACTGGCTGGTGACGTCCGGTCTGCAGCCTGGTGATCGTGTCGTCGTCGAAGGCGCGCAGAACCTGATGCCCGGTACGCCGGTTAAGGCGTCGCCCTATCAGCCGGGCGGCGCAGCGACCTCGGCCAAGCCGCAATCCCCGGCTCAGGCGCACTGA